The Tenrec ecaudatus isolate mTenEca1 chromosome 13, mTenEca1.hap1, whole genome shotgun sequence genome segment CAGAACTGAGCCTAACTTGAAACGATAGGGGCGTTACCCTGCACGGCTGGTCGGGTGCCCCTCCCCAGAGCAATCATGGTCCAGTGGGTGGCGGTGCTTGATGCAGAAGTTCCGCCCACAGCGATCACAGGTCAATTTCATCATCTCCCGTTGCCGGCAGCCAGAACGTTCGCACTTATTGGTGAAGATCTGAGGTGGAGGATGAAGGTTTGTTTGGACTATACCTCTGACCTCTGGCCCCACCCGAATTCCCAGGATCTCCAAGTCCAGCCTGGTCTGGTGGTGGCTGCTCCCTGCAAAGCTTACCTTCCGTTTCTGCTGAGCAGGATCGGAGCGACAGTCTCTGTCAATGTGGTCCCCCACAGCGCGGTCAGGGGGCTCCCCTCTGGCCACCGGCACAGGCACGTTGCACAGTGGGCAAACCGGCACCTGGATATCCTACGGGCAAGGGGACAGATCTGTGTGGGGCCACTTCCAGTCCAACCCCACCTCTGGTCTTGGCAGTCACTGGGATCCTGAGTGGGACCCCCACAAGCACACAGAAAAGCGCAAGATTCCCCAGCAAGTCTGGGTAAGACAAGGGAGGCagaggtgggggggagagggcGGCATGTAAGCGTAGTCCCTCCCCCTGGGAGCCCTCGGCTCCGCCCCCGCACCTTTTGGTAAGCGGATCCACAGTGATGCTGGGCGTAGGCCACATGGTCTGCGCAGAAGATGCCAGAGCAAGCGTCGCACTTGAGTGGCAGGAAGTCTGCAAGGAGTGGGGCCAGTTCCAGGTGCAGCAGGACCTCAGGTCCTTTCCCATCACTAGCTTCTCACTCCCAGAAAGGAGCCGCCTTCCTGACAGCCCCACTCTTTCTGGTAACCAACAACAGTCTCCTTAGACACGCCTCCGGAGGCCCCGCCCTCCTCCAGCCCGGCCAGCCCCGCGCCCACCTGCCGTTCCAGCCCCGGGGGGCCCCGCCCCGCGCGCTCCGCCCCTCACCCAAGCGCTGACAGCTCGGCTCCGAACAGTGAGCCCCCAGGTCCGGAAACTCCATCGCCACGCCCGGGGGGGGGGCTGCTCCGAAGGGACGCGACGACCGAGAGTCTCTAGGGCTCCCGCTCCGGGTCTCGTCCGCGACCCCGCACTCGGAGAGGCTCCCTGCCCCGTCTCCGCACAGCCCCAGTTACCGTAGACCTTCGCGCCGGTCGGCCCGCGGTTCCCATTCCTCCCCGGGCGCGGCGCGCGGCGCGCGCTGACGTCTTTACGCCGGGCGAGCGCGTCCGGCGCAGTCGCGGAGAAGGGCGTGGCTCCGGAATAGCCCCGCCCCTCCCGCCTCGCGGGAGACGGCGGAGGTGCGTGGCTGTCTCAGTGAACAGGTGCCCGGGAGCGTCGCCGCGACCCTGGGCGCAGGTGTAATCCTCAAAAGGGGGCTTCTGGGCGGAACGAAAGATCCAGCTGAGCGAGGACAGACGTCACCCGAGAAAAGAGGCCTGAGATGGTTTGGGGGTCTTTCACAATTCAGTCCTTGGCCCGCTCGCTTCTCGCCCTCCGCCCTCTATCTGGCCTTTGCGTTTGTAGCCACGACGGCCTGTAACTCCGTGATCGACGGCTCTCCGCAGTACAGATTTCCCTCGAGGGCGGCAAGTTATTCCTACAAGACTATCGTAGTTTGGATTCCCCCAAAGACTAGCCCGAGACCGGATTTGAGTGCCAGTAAAGCAGGAAAAGGCGCCCAGGTGGCGCAGGGAATTAAAAGATGAGCAGCTGCTAACAGGACATTCACCTgagaagatgaggccttctgcgcCCCTGAAGATCAGCCTCGCAGGAAGCACTGTGAGGCAGTTCCACTCCGGGCTGAGGGTCGCTCGCTGTGCGGCGGAATGGAGCTGTGGAAATAAGGGCGCGATTCTGTTGGGAGCCTGTGGAGGAACCATTTCAAACGCACCCCAGAATTACCTCTGCAAGACGGGGCTGGGTGGACTCCTATCTTCTCCAGATTGAGAGGTGCTACTGGGCCCCCGTAACCTCCCCACCACCACGCCAACCACTAACAGCCAGTCTGCTCGTGTGGGCATGT includes the following:
- the ZFAND2B gene encoding AN1-type zinc finger protein 2B isoform X2 translates to MEFPDLGAHCSEPSCQRLDFLPLKCDACSGIFCADHVAYAQHHCGSAYQKDIQVPVCPLCNVPVPVARGEPPDRAVGDHIDRDCRSDPAQQKRKIFTNKCERSGCRQREMMKLTCDRCGRNFCIKHRHPLDHDCSGEGHPTSRAGLAAISRARSLASSSSTIPTPRQTVASTTSPSRAPAPSPSPSRTAPPVIALQNGLSEEEALQRALELSLAETKPPVPSSQEEDDLALAQALSASEAEYQQQQAQSRSSKPSTCSLC
- the ZFAND2B gene encoding AN1-type zinc finger protein 2B isoform X1 — translated: MEFPDLGAHCSEPSCQRLDFLPLKCDACSGIFCADHVAYAQHHCGSAYQKDIQVPVCPLCNVPVPVARGEPPDRAVGDHIDRDCRSDPAQQKRKIFTNKCERSGCRQREMMKLTCDRCGRNFCIKHRHPLDHDCSGEGHPTSRAGLAAISRARSLASSSSTIPTPRQTVASTTSPSRAPAPSPSPSRTAPPVIALQNGLSEEEALQRALELSLAETKPPVPSSQEEDDLALAQALSASEAEYQQQQGEQARSSPAWKERQE